From Persicobacter psychrovividus, the proteins below share one genomic window:
- a CDS encoding Gfo/Idh/MocA family protein: protein MGKCKVAFVGLGYRGTIHLKNTMLSERAEIVALCDLDQALLLQSVDLCQENGYVVDFYTDFHKMCEQLAGQMDAVIISASWQQSLKIAKTFIAKQIYVGLEVTVVGSVAECVQMYEFTKQHGDHLFVLENVCYRQDVMAINNMVKAGVFGEIVHAQCGYKHDLRPVLFGSEKLKFGNGATGEAAWRTPYYLDQNADLYPHHGLGPICTMLGIGYQNYFTSITSFATKGIGIATYLKDLGGEHHPYLDLSFSLGDVITSVLQTSNGQTVVVHHDILSPRPYSLGFTLQGNKGIWEEHAQSVICLQEHHQEHRWQEAEQVYEPYIDSLWRVNEEAAKKSARHQMDYIMLIDFLDTVLKKSKPRYGVLDWAIWSMITPLSARSIERGNQKIPFPKIVEYEHRVTAAIF from the coding sequence ATGGGCAAGTGTAAGGTTGCTTTTGTTGGATTAGGATATCGGGGCACGATCCACCTAAAAAATACCATGCTGTCTGAAAGGGCTGAAATTGTTGCGCTTTGCGACCTTGATCAGGCCCTTTTGTTGCAGTCGGTGGATTTGTGTCAGGAGAATGGTTATGTGGTGGATTTCTATACAGATTTCCATAAAATGTGTGAACAGTTGGCAGGTCAAATGGATGCGGTAATCATCTCGGCAAGCTGGCAGCAATCACTGAAAATTGCCAAAACCTTTATTGCCAAGCAGATCTATGTCGGTTTGGAAGTAACGGTGGTTGGTTCAGTGGCTGAATGTGTGCAGATGTATGAATTTACTAAGCAGCATGGAGATCATTTGTTTGTCCTTGAAAATGTCTGTTATCGCCAAGATGTTATGGCGATAAATAACATGGTAAAAGCGGGCGTTTTTGGGGAAATCGTCCATGCGCAATGCGGGTACAAACATGATCTCCGGCCTGTTCTTTTTGGTTCAGAAAAATTGAAGTTTGGTAATGGGGCTACGGGTGAGGCAGCCTGGAGAACACCTTATTATTTGGATCAAAATGCAGACCTATATCCACATCATGGATTGGGGCCAATTTGCACAATGTTGGGTATAGGTTATCAGAACTACTTCACTTCCATTACTTCATTTGCGACTAAAGGTATCGGTATTGCCACTTATTTAAAAGATTTGGGTGGGGAGCATCATCCTTATCTTGATCTTAGTTTTAGTTTAGGTGATGTGATTACCAGTGTATTGCAAACCAGTAACGGACAGACAGTGGTCGTTCATCATGATATCCTTTCACCCCGACCTTATTCGTTGGGTTTCACCCTTCAGGGAAACAAGGGGATTTGGGAGGAGCATGCTCAGTCGGTGATTTGCCTTCAGGAGCATCACCAAGAGCATCGGTGGCAAGAGGCTGAGCAAGTGTATGAACCTTATATTGATTCCCTTTGGCGAGTAAACGAGGAAGCAGCTAAGAAGTCTGCAAGGCATCAAATGGATTACATTATGCTCATTGATTTTTTAGATACCGTACTGAAAAAATCAAAACCTCGATATGGTGTTTTGGATTGGGCAATTTGGTCAATGATCACTCCATTGTCCGCCCGATC